Proteins encoded in a region of the Geoanaerobacter pelophilus genome:
- the ftsZ gene encoding cell division protein FtsZ, which yields MFVFDETIDQNAKIKVIGIGGGGGNAVNTMITQKMHGVDFIVANTDAQALRTSLAPTKIQLGGQLTKGLGAGANPAVGRDAALEEKERLAETLQGADMIFIAAGMGGGTGTGAAPIIAETARQVGALTVGVVTKPFSREGKQRLAKAEEGIKELKQHVDSLIVIPNDRLLGLAGKSMSILDAFKPSDDVLRQAVQGISDLITTHGMINVDFADVRAIMSERGMAMMGIGIATGENRAVEAATRAISSPLLEDIDISGAKGVLVNISGSASMTMEEFDAASRVIHEKVHDDANIIIGLLIDETLGDSIKITAIATGFGDRFDVEKSRQEVRKVSPLVSRRDDRERPAFERLREREVTPRQSSFLADDFDEQYDIPTFLRKSVD from the coding sequence ATGTTCGTGTTCGATGAAACCATTGACCAGAACGCAAAGATCAAGGTGATCGGAATCGGTGGCGGCGGGGGGAACGCTGTCAATACGATGATCACGCAAAAGATGCACGGGGTTGACTTCATCGTTGCCAATACCGATGCCCAGGCACTTCGGACCAGCCTGGCTCCGACCAAGATTCAACTGGGTGGACAGTTGACCAAAGGTCTTGGCGCTGGAGCAAATCCGGCAGTTGGCCGGGATGCCGCATTGGAAGAGAAGGAGCGGTTGGCCGAAACTCTCCAGGGCGCTGATATGATCTTTATTGCTGCTGGTATGGGTGGCGGCACCGGCACCGGGGCTGCTCCGATCATTGCTGAGACTGCCCGCCAGGTCGGCGCCCTTACGGTCGGCGTCGTGACCAAGCCGTTCTCTCGCGAAGGTAAGCAGCGCCTTGCCAAGGCCGAAGAAGGGATCAAGGAACTCAAGCAGCATGTGGACTCACTGATCGTGATCCCCAATGACCGCTTGCTGGGCCTGGCAGGCAAGTCGATGTCAATCCTCGATGCTTTCAAGCCTTCCGACGACGTACTGCGTCAGGCGGTCCAGGGTATTTCAGATCTGATCACTACCCACGGCATGATCAACGTCGACTTTGCTGATGTGCGCGCCATCATGAGCGAGCGCGGCATGGCCATGATGGGTATCGGCATAGCCACCGGCGAGAATCGCGCTGTTGAGGCCGCCACTAGGGCGATTTCCAGCCCGTTGCTCGAAGATATCGATATCTCCGGAGCAAAAGGGGTGCTGGTAAATATTTCCGGGTCTGCTTCAATGACCATGGAAGAGTTTGATGCTGCCAGCCGGGTGATCCACGAAAAGGTTCACGATGACGCCAATATCATCATTGGTTTGCTCATTGACGAGACTCTGGGCGATTCCATCAAGATCACGGCGATCGCTACCGGTTTCGGCGACAGGTTTGATGTGGAAAAGAGCCGTCAGGAGGTTAGAAAGGTTTCCCCGCTGGTTTCACGGCGGGATGACCGGGAGCGCCCGGCTTTTGAGAGGCTGCGCGAGAGAGAGGTTACCCCTCGCCAAAGCAGCTTCCTGGCTGATGACTTTGACGAGCAGTACGACATCCCGACATTCCTTAGGAAGTCGGTGGACTGA
- the ftsA gene encoding cell division protein FtsA yields MSGKRDNLLVGLDIGTTKICAIVGNATEDGIEIVGIGTSPSRGLRKGVVINIESTVAAIRKAVEEAELMAGCEIKSVYAGIAGGHIRGFNSQGIIAIKNREVSSEDVKRVIDAAKAVAIPMDREVIHILPQEFIIDDQDGIREPLGMSGVRLEAKVHIVTGAVASAQNIIKACNRAGLDVADIVLEQLASSESVLSSDEKELGVALVDVGGGTTDIAIFVDGAIKHTSVLSLGGNNMTNDIAVGLRTPMAEAERIKQKYGCCMASLVGKEETIEVPSVGGRKPRVLSRQLLAEILEPRVEEIFTLVNREIVKSGYEDLIASGVVITGGSTILEGMPELAEQVFNLPVRRGLPQNIGGLVDVVNTPAYATGVGLVVYGSKNQGIREFPTSQTDDNLFRRVSRRMKEWFGEFF; encoded by the coding sequence ATGTCCGGTAAACGGGACAATTTGCTGGTTGGACTCGACATCGGGACCACCAAGATTTGCGCCATTGTCGGCAATGCGACTGAGGATGGTATAGAGATAGTTGGCATCGGCACCAGCCCGTCGCGCGGCTTGCGCAAAGGGGTAGTGATCAACATCGAAAGTACTGTTGCCGCTATCCGCAAGGCCGTGGAAGAGGCAGAACTGATGGCCGGATGCGAGATCAAGTCGGTCTATGCCGGGATTGCCGGTGGCCATATCCGGGGGTTCAATTCCCAGGGGATCATTGCCATCAAGAACCGCGAGGTCTCTTCAGAAGATGTCAAGCGGGTCATCGACGCTGCCAAGGCAGTGGCAATCCCGATGGACAGAGAGGTCATCCATATCCTCCCGCAGGAATTCATAATCGATGACCAGGACGGTATCCGCGAGCCTCTGGGGATGAGCGGCGTCCGTCTTGAAGCCAAGGTTCACATCGTAACCGGCGCCGTGGCCAGCGCCCAGAATATTATCAAAGCGTGCAACCGGGCCGGGTTGGATGTGGCGGATATCGTACTTGAGCAGCTTGCTTCATCGGAATCGGTTCTCTCTTCTGATGAAAAAGAGCTTGGCGTGGCCCTGGTCGATGTCGGCGGGGGGACAACCGATATCGCGATCTTTGTGGATGGCGCTATCAAACATACCTCAGTGCTCTCTCTCGGCGGCAACAACATGACCAACGACATCGCCGTCGGTTTGAGGACGCCGATGGCTGAGGCTGAAAGAATCAAGCAGAAATACGGCTGCTGCATGGCTTCGCTGGTTGGCAAAGAAGAGACCATAGAGGTGCCCAGCGTTGGAGGCAGGAAACCGCGGGTGCTTTCCCGGCAGCTCTTGGCAGAGATCCTGGAGCCCAGGGTTGAGGAGATCTTCACCCTTGTCAATCGCGAGATCGTCAAGTCAGGATACGAAGATTTGATTGCCTCAGGTGTAGTGATCACTGGTGGCAGCACGATCCTTGAAGGGATGCCGGAACTGGCCGAGCAGGTATTCAACCTTCCGGTGCGCCGAGGCCTGCCGCAGAATATCGGCGGTCTCGTTGATGTGGTCAACACCCCGGCGTACGCGACTGGTGTCGGCTTGGTGGTTTACGGAAGCAAGAACCAGGGGATTCGGGAGTTTCCGACCTCGCAGACTGACGACAACCTGTTCCGGAGGGTGAGTCGCAGGATGAAGGAGTGGTTCGGCGAGTTTTTCTAA